The following coding sequences are from one Spea bombifrons isolate aSpeBom1 chromosome 13, aSpeBom1.2.pri, whole genome shotgun sequence window:
- the CBX2 gene encoding chromobox protein homolog 2 produces the protein MEELSAVGEQVFAAECILSKRLRKGTAEYLVKWRGWSSKHNSWEPEENILDPRLLLAFQKREQEKELRNRKRGKRPRGRPRKNVESEVPPKAKSSSSSSSSSSSSSSSSSSSSSSDDDSDAETQRGPRPRDSHPVPQKKAQAVVARPELKEQVRKKRGRKPLPPEQKAPRRAKGLKPGPKGAAGKQQGNSTQTAPKSLSKDAPVSSNNRPGGLSAELLSSIAKNSPSQPNGSSPRSLSWQSSIVHYMNRITQSSSQPGRKPVSFPFGAKRSCPDPKNTSKARPETETGPTAAKNPKVQDQEEQTRSNAGSLSVPSGGPAGRESAGQTATAPNKAQGTQSPTNFGGTPSGHHPAKSSSPPSVGAAAGCKADKVTRKSGGVGAVRSAASGSPGRVPAVEKAPQAEGHRELAELSTGDDSSLDSDHDSSLSSQDMSLQATQDWKPARSLLEHVFVTDVTANLITVTVKESPTSVGFFNMKHL, from the exons ATGGAGGAGCTGAGCGCGGTCGGGGAGCAGGTCTTCGCCGCAGAGTGTATCTTGAGCAAGCGCCTCCGTAAG GGCACCGCCGAGTACCTGGTCAAGTGGAGAGGTTGGTCCTCCAA GCACAACAGCTGGGAGCCGGAAGAGAATATTTTGGATCCAAGGCTTCTGTTGGCTTTCCAGAAGAG GGAACAGGAGAAGGAGCTCAGGAACCGGAAGAGAGGCAAAAGGCCGCGCGGGAGACCACGCAAAAATGTG GAGTCAGAGGTTCCTCCAAAGGCGAAGTCTAGCagctcttcttcctcctcctcctcttcatcgtCATCGTCGTCTTCGTCCTCCTCGTCATCGGATGATGACAGCGATGCGGAAACGCAGCGCGGTCCGCGGCCCAGGGATTCACACCCGGTACCCCAGAAGAAGGCACAAGCCGTGGTGGCCAGGCCTGAGCTAAAGGAACAAGTGCGCAAGAAAAGAGGACGGAAACCACTGCCCCCTGAGCAGAAGGCACCCAGGAGGGCCAAAGGTTTGAAACCAGGGCCCAAAGGTGCCGCCGGCAAACAGCAAGGAAATAGCACCCAAACTGCTCCCAAATCGCTCTCCAAAGACGCCCCGGTTTCCAGCAACAACCGACCGGGTGGCCTCTCTGCGGAGCTCCTCTCCAGCATTGCAAAGAACTCTCCCAGTCAGCCGAATGGAAGCTCTCCCCGGAGCCTGAGTTGGCAAAGCTCCATCGTCCATTACATGAACCGTATAACCCAAAGCAGCTCGCAGCCCGGCAGGAAACCCGTCAGCTTCCCTTTCGGTGCCAAAAGGAGCTGTCCAGACCCAAAGAACACCTCCAAAGCAAGGCCGGAAACTGAGACCGGCCCGACTGCTGCAAAAAATCCCAAAGTCCAAGACCAGGAGGAACAGACTCGTTCGAACGCAGGAAGCCTGTCTGTGCCGAGCGGCGGACCGGCCGGGAGAGAGAGTGCTGGCCAGACGGCGACCGCGCCAAACAAAGCTCAGGGCACGCAGAGTCCGACAAACTTTGGTGGGACCCCTTCAGGGCATCACCCCGCGAAAAGCAGCAGCCCTCCTTCTGTAGGTGCGGCCGCCGGCTGCAAAGCAGATAAAGTTACTCGGAAGTCGGGCGGTGTGGGCGCGGTGAGATCAGCTGCCTCCGGGTCCCCGGGTCGGGTCCCTGCTGTGGAGAAAGCGCCGCAGGCGGAAGGACACAGGGAATTAGCGGAGTTAAGCACGGGGGACGACAGCAGTCTGGATTCAGACCATGACTCCTCTCTCTCCAGCCAGGACATGTCCCTCCAGGCTACCCAGGACTGGAAACCAGCCCGCAGCTTACTGGAGCACGTCTTTGTCACGGATGTCACCGCCAACCTCATCACGGTCACCGTCAAGGAGTCCCCCACCAGTGTTGGCTTCTTCAATATGAAGCATTTGTGA